A genomic window from Equus caballus isolate H_3958 breed thoroughbred chromosome 5, TB-T2T, whole genome shotgun sequence includes:
- the OR10J2 gene encoding olfactory receptor family 10 subfamily J member 2 has translation MKRENHTVVTEFIFQGFFSFHEHKLTLFVVFLTLYLLTLASNVIIVTIIGIDRHLHTPMYFFLSMLSTSETVYTLVIVPRMLSSLIGLSQPISLAGCATQMFLFITLAINNCFLLTAMGYDRYVAICNPLRYTVIMNRRVCTQLVWGACSIGLLVAIIQISSVFGLPFCDREVAHYFCDIRPVMKLSCADTTLHDIMNFIISSLVIVVPKGLVFISYILIISTILKIASAEGRKKAFATCASHLTVVIVHYGCASIAYLKPKSENMRDQDQLISVTYTVFTPLLNPVVYTLRNKEVKDALHRAIGKKPLA, from the coding sequence ATGAAGAGAGAGAACCACACAGTGGTGACTGAGTTTATTTTCCAGGGTTTCTTCAGCTTTCATGAACACAAGCTCACACTCTTTGTGGTATTTCTTACCCTTTACCTTTTAACCCTGGCTAGCAATGTCATCATTGTGACAATTATTGGCATTGATCGTCACcttcacacacccatgtacttctttcttaGTATGCTTTCCACTTCAGAGACCGTGTACACATTGGTCATTGTACCACGGATGCTCTCCAGCCTTATAGGTCTGAGCCAACCCATCTCTTTGGCTGGCTGTGCCACCCAGATGTTCCTTTTTATCACTTTGGCCATCAACAATTGCTTTCTGCTCACAGCAATGGGATATGACCGCTATGTAGCCATCTGCAATCCCTTGAGGTACACGGTCATCATGAACAGAAGAGTATGTACCCAGCTGGTGTGGGGAGCCTGCAGCATTGGGCTACTTGTGGCCATAATTCAGATTTCCTCTGTGTTCGGGCTGCCTTTTTGTGACAGAGAGGTGGCCCATTATTTCTGTGACATCCGCCCAGTTATGAAACTGTCCTGTGCTGACACCACTCTGCATGACATAATGAATTTTATCATCAGCTCACTTGTTATTGTGGTGCCCAAGGGTTTGGTCTTCATCTCCTACATCCTTATCATCTCCACCATCCTCAAGATTGCTTCTGCTGAAGGCCGGAAGAAGGCTTTTGCAACTTGTGCCTCCCACCTTACTGTAGTCATTGTCCACTATGGCTGTGCCTCCATTGCCTACCTCAAGCCCAAGTCAGAGAACATGAGAGATCAGGACCAGCTGATTTCGGTGACCTACACTGTTTTCACTCCTCTCCTTAATCCTGTGGTGTACACTTTGAGGAACAAGGAGGTCAAGGATGCCCTTCACCGTGCTATTGGCAAAAAACCTCTTGCCTAG
- the MPTX1 gene encoding mucosal pentraxin: MEKLLLTILLLTILSEGATQSDLRGKVFIFPEESATAYVSLIPRVKKPLKSFTLCLKAFTDLTRPYSLFSYSTKVKDNELLLFVNKIGQYTLYIGNTGVTFKAPPSPYAPIHVCASWESASGIAELWVDGKPMGRKGVRKGYSVGAEAKIILGQEQDSFGGRFDAKQSFVGEIWDVSLWDHVLSLKEMCASCYSGNLLNWQSLIYGSNGYVVTKPKIWP, encoded by the exons ATGGAGAAGCTCCTTCTGACTATCCTGCTCCTCACCATTCTCTCAGAGGGTGCAACACAATCAG ACTTGAGAGGGAAggtgtttatttttcctgaagaATCAGCCACAGCCTATGTATCCCTGATCCCCAGGGTGAAGAAGCCACTGAAGAGCTTCACACTGTGCCTGAAAGCCTTCACAGACCTCACCCGCCCCTACAGCCTCTTCTCCTACAGCACCAAGGTCAAGGACAATGAGCTGCTTCTCTTTGTCAACAAAATAGGACAGTACACACTGTACATTGGGAATACTGGGGTCACTTTCAAGGCCCCCCCATCTCCTTATGCCCCAATCCATGTCTGTGCCAGCTGGGAGTCTGCCTCTGGGATTGCTGAACTCTGGGTGGATGGGAAGCCCATGGGAAGGAAGGGTGTGAGAAAGGGGTACTCTGTGGGGGCAGAGGCAAAGATCATCCTAGGACAAGAGCAGGATTCCTTTGGGGGACGTTTTGATGCAAAACAATCCTTTGTTGGGGAGATATGGGATGTGTCCTTGTGGGATCATGTGCTTTCCCTGAAGGAGATGTGTGCCTCATGTTACAGCGGCAACCTCCTGAATTGGCAGTCCCTGATTTATGGAAGTAATGGCTATGTGGTGACAAAGCCCAAGATATGGCCTTAA